One Nicotiana tomentosiformis chromosome 4, ASM39032v3, whole genome shotgun sequence genomic window carries:
- the LOC104093168 gene encoding ureide permease 1-like: protein MDQDFWSIHKLIEFSPERVFLKMYLVESKAGAIACMLFSLLLLGTWPALLTLLERRGRLPQHTYLDYTITNLLAATFIAFTAGEIGRSTMDKPNFFTQLSQENWPSVLFAIAGGLVLSLGNLSTQYAWAYVGLSVTEVITASITVVIGTTLNYYLDEKINKAEILFPGVGCFLIAVCLGSAVHASNAADNKAKLDYFENDSKNGVGTKGVTDSKQTNTNTNTVDMNDLENGAAFGEKAKAGTALFLIEVENKRAMKVFGKSTYIGLAITFFAGACLSLFSPAFNLATNDQWHVLNDGVPHLSVYTAFFYFSVSSSLIATILNFTFLYRPVLNAPKSTLKSYVNDWDGRGWALLAGLLSGFGNGLQFMGGQAAGYAAADAVQALPLVSTFWGVILFGEYRRSSGRTYTLLAGMLLMFIAAVAILMASAGHRKLNR from the exons ATGGACCAG GATTTTTGGAGCATTCATAAGTTGATTGAATTTTCACCTGAAAGGGTATTTTTGAAGATGTATTTGGTGGAGAGTAAAGCAGGGGCAATAGCTTGTATgctattttctctgttattattGGGAACATGGCCTGCTCTGCTTACTTTGCTTGAAAGAAGGGGTCGTCTTCCTCAACATACTTATCTTGATTATACTATCACCAATCTTTTGGCTGCTACTTTCATTGCTTTTACTGCTGGTGAGATTGGAAGGAGCACAATGGACAAACCAAATTTTTTCACTCAACTTTCTCAG GAGAATTGGCCGAGTGTTCTGTTTGCAATTGCTGGAGGACTGGTCCTCAGTCTGGGGAACCTTTCAACTCAATATGCTTGGGCTTATGTTGGTTTGTCAGTCACTGAGGTTATCACTGCAAGCATTACGGTCGTTATAG GAACGACCTTGAATTACTACCTTGACGAAAAAATTAACAAAGCTGAGATTCTTTTTCCTGGCGTTGGATGCTTCTTGATTGCTGTTTGTCTAGGCTCTGCTGTTCATGCATCCAACGCAGCTGATAACAAAGCAAAACTTGATTATTTTGAAAATGACTCTAAGAATGGGGTTGG GACAAAAGGTGTAACTGACTCTAAACAAACAAATACAAACACAAACACAG TTGATATGAATGACTTGGAGAATGGAGCTGCTTTTGGGGAGAAGGCGAAAGCTGGGACTGCACTTTTCCTTATAGAAGTTGAGAACAAAAGGGCAATGAAG GTTTTTGGGAAGAGTACTTACATTGGTTTGGCCATTACCTTCTTTGCTGGAGCTTGCCTTTCTCTGTTCTCCCCGGCATTTAACCTAGCAACAAATGATCAGTGGCATGTTCTAAATGATGGGGTTCCACACTTGAGTGTGTATACAGCATTTTTCTACTTTTCAGTTTCTAGCTCTTTGATTGCCACGATTCTGAACTTCACCTTCTTGTACCGCCCTGTATTAAATGCCCCCAAATCGACGCTGAAGTCTTATGTAAACGATTGGGATGGCCGGGGTTGGGCTCTTTTGGCGGGACTTTTGAGTGGATTTGGAAATGGCCTCCAATTTATGGGAGGTCAAGCAGCTGGATATGCAGCTGCAGATGCTGTTCAG GCACTGCCTCTTGTGAGCACATTTTGGGGGGTAATATTGTTTGGAGAGTACCGAAGATCATCAGGAAGAACGTATACGCTTCTTGCAGGAATGTTGCTCATGTTTATAGCAGCTGTTGCAATTCTCATGGCATCAGCAGGACATCGCAAATTGAATAGATAA